Proteins from a genomic interval of Salmo salar chromosome ssa14, Ssal_v3.1, whole genome shotgun sequence:
- the LOC106570698 gene encoding fibronectin type III domain-containing protein 5 isoform X3 codes for MCVCVCIDSALSAPLNVTIRELEVNTAIVTWEILEGDPVIGFAITQQKKDVRMLRYIQEVNTTTRSCALWDLEEDTEYIVHVQSISMGGSSPPSDPVSFRTPRESEKLASTVSDQVNREEMDQVVQLSVFPLSRPGEQRDGPGSSAQCVSSLQTR; via the exons atgtgtgtgtgtgtgtgtatagactcAGCCCTGTCGGCTCCTCTCAATGTGACGATCAGAGAGCTGGAGGTGAACACAGCCATAGTCACATGGGAGATACTGGAGGGAGACCCTGTCATCGGATTCGCCATCACACAACAg AAGAAGGATGTGCGTATGCTGCGGTACATCCAGGAAGTGAACACGACCACGCGCTCCTGTGCATTGTGGGACTTGGAGGAGGACACGGAGTACATTGTTCATGTCCAGAGCATCAGCATGGGAGGCAGTAGTCCTCCAAGTGACCCGGTCAGCTTCAGAACTCCCAGAGAGTCTGAGAAACTGGCCTCCACAGTATCAG ACCAGGTGAACAGAGAGGAGATGGACCAGGTAGTTCAGCTCAGTGTGTTTCCTCTCTCCAGACCAGGTGAAcagagagatggaccaggtagTTCAGCTCAGTGTGTTTCCTCTCTCCAGACCAGGTGA
- the LOC106570698 gene encoding fibronectin type III domain-containing protein 5 isoform X1, producing the protein MCVCVCIDSALSAPLNVTIRELEVNTAIVTWEILEGDPVIGFAITQQKKDVRMLRYIQEVNTTTRSCALWDLEEDTEYIVHVQSISMGGSSPPSDPVSFRTPRESEKLASTVSDQVNREEMEQAVQLRVGELIIIVVVLVMWAGVILLFCRQYDIIKDNEPNNNKDKAKTSSECSTPEHPQGGLLRSNL; encoded by the exons atgtgtgtgtgtgtgtgtatagactcAGCCCTGTCGGCTCCTCTCAATGTGACGATCAGAGAGCTGGAGGTGAACACAGCCATAGTCACATGGGAGATACTGGAGGGAGACCCTGTCATCGGATTCGCCATCACACAACAg AAGAAGGATGTGCGTATGCTGCGGTACATCCAGGAAGTGAACACGACCACGCGCTCCTGTGCATTGTGGGACTTGGAGGAGGACACGGAGTACATTGTTCATGTCCAGAGCATCAGCATGGGAGGCAGTAGTCCTCCAAGTGACCCGGTCAGCTTCAGAACTCCCAGAGAGTCTGAGAAACTGGCCTCCACAGTATCAG ACCAGGTGaacagagaggagatggaacaggcAGTTCAGCTCAGAGTTGGAGAGCTCATCATCATCGTAGTGGTTCTCGTCATGTGGGCAG gtgTGATCCTCCTGTTTTGTCGTCAGTATGACATCATCAAAGACAACGaacccaacaacaacaaggacaaAGCCAAGACCTCGTCCGAATGCAGTACGCCCGAACACCCACAGGGAGGCCTACTGCGTAGCAACCTCTGA
- the LOC106570698 gene encoding fibronectin type III domain-containing protein 5 isoform X2 has product MCVCVCIDSALSAPLNVTIRELEVNTAIVTWEILEGDPVIGFAITQQKKDVRMLRYIQEVNTTTRSCALWDLEEDTEYIVHVQSISMGGSSPPSDPVSFRTPRESEKLASTVSGVILLFCRQYDIIKDNEPNNNKDKAKTSSECSTPEHPQGGLLRSNL; this is encoded by the exons atgtgtgtgtgtgtgtgtatagactcAGCCCTGTCGGCTCCTCTCAATGTGACGATCAGAGAGCTGGAGGTGAACACAGCCATAGTCACATGGGAGATACTGGAGGGAGACCCTGTCATCGGATTCGCCATCACACAACAg AAGAAGGATGTGCGTATGCTGCGGTACATCCAGGAAGTGAACACGACCACGCGCTCCTGTGCATTGTGGGACTTGGAGGAGGACACGGAGTACATTGTTCATGTCCAGAGCATCAGCATGGGAGGCAGTAGTCCTCCAAGTGACCCGGTCAGCTTCAGAACTCCCAGAGAGTCTGAGAAACTGGCCTCCACAGTATCAG gtgTGATCCTCCTGTTTTGTCGTCAGTATGACATCATCAAAGACAACGaacccaacaacaacaaggacaaAGCCAAGACCTCGTCCGAATGCAGTACGCCCGAACACCCACAGGGAGGCCTACTGCGTAGCAACCTCTGA